From the Chloroflexus aurantiacus J-10-fl genome, one window contains:
- a CDS encoding RNA-binding domain-containing protein, with product MTTTGEERNEMRWIRVDLHLHTPASEDYAEPNVSYLDILQEAERRGLEIIAFTDHNTVTGYEQFQRELEFLTTLEKAGRLTSEEAARLAEYRRLLEKITVLPGFEFTSHFGAHILGIFPPNRPLSLIEATLLQLGIPAEVLKHGVCSVANTRHVTEAYEIIHRAGGIVIAAHANGPNGVITETLRMGTSGQARVAVTQSPYLHALEFINFYTDHEKFTSPGFYNGKTEHYERRMFCIQGSDAHRLRRLAEAEAQVTHRHGIGDRYFEALLPDRSFEALKALFSSQDFDRVRVPKRDQKQWSLDVARFSGSTERQVLRAVNDPSATASLWPDVAALANIGGGVLIIGCDPGGKVIGVDRPDQATESLRQSVAEHLTPQPYLSFELMHYEGRDVIRVEVKAQDPPPYVGSNGAVYIRRDNETVVANRSEIIQLCRQAIAAGEPSPLDNGETLELPRSGVEIVSSQRRGGSWSYEVRDLRTTAGVTRDRAQGLWAYAISRHEDLREGRIDLQSQVRWRGRLGLWRAYRQGARVKYDLVHRDQNGVIDHIFYGVSDWGLGEAWMSLLNEAGARIETDADDFDQEGTLDPTPPPDIEAWGERRVRWRGRGGIVRITLDPEGQPRFDLVMKDKDTGAIQEYNNVPREKLSEAWLALIRVPRPRTGIEVVNATRSEDGEWFYTFRNLRTGDVSSAPWRLQDIEPGTVREYAARMYHQDMPLDEEKVRWWGNIGYLRPMRSQVDLVYIDEQGVTHVYYAARRDELAGEWRELLQLYGE from the coding sequence ATGACAACAACAGGAGAAGAGCGCAACGAGATGCGCTGGATTCGGGTTGATTTGCATCTACACACGCCTGCTTCTGAAGATTACGCTGAACCAAACGTTTCGTACCTTGATATTCTCCAGGAAGCTGAACGTCGTGGTCTTGAGATCATCGCATTTACCGATCACAATACTGTTACCGGTTATGAGCAGTTCCAACGTGAACTGGAATTTCTAACCACCCTGGAAAAAGCCGGTCGGCTAACCAGTGAAGAAGCTGCCCGTTTAGCCGAGTATCGGCGTCTACTTGAGAAGATTACTGTCCTGCCGGGTTTTGAATTCACGTCGCATTTTGGGGCGCACATTCTCGGTATCTTTCCGCCGAATCGCCCGCTCAGTTTGATTGAAGCTACGCTGCTCCAGCTCGGTATCCCGGCTGAAGTACTCAAGCACGGAGTGTGTAGTGTTGCCAACACCCGGCATGTCACCGAAGCCTACGAGATCATTCATCGTGCCGGTGGGATTGTGATTGCTGCTCACGCGAACGGCCCGAATGGTGTTATCACCGAAACTTTGCGCATGGGCACGAGCGGACAGGCGCGTGTGGCCGTGACACAAAGCCCCTATCTGCACGCTCTTGAGTTTATCAATTTCTACACCGACCACGAGAAGTTTACCTCGCCTGGTTTTTACAACGGCAAAACCGAACACTACGAGCGCCGCATGTTCTGCATTCAGGGAAGCGATGCCCATCGGCTCCGTCGCTTAGCCGAAGCAGAAGCCCAGGTCACGCATCGCCACGGCATCGGTGATCGCTATTTCGAGGCGTTGCTTCCTGATCGTAGTTTTGAGGCGTTGAAAGCCCTTTTCTCAAGTCAGGATTTTGATCGGGTACGGGTACCAAAACGCGATCAAAAGCAGTGGTCGCTTGATGTTGCTCGCTTCAGCGGTAGTACGGAACGTCAGGTACTGCGCGCTGTCAACGATCCATCGGCAACTGCTTCGCTCTGGCCTGATGTGGCTGCGTTGGCGAATATCGGCGGTGGTGTGCTGATCATTGGCTGCGATCCCGGCGGTAAAGTGATCGGTGTTGATCGGCCCGACCAGGCGACCGAATCGTTGCGGCAGAGTGTCGCCGAACATCTTACGCCCCAACCATATCTATCATTTGAACTTATGCACTACGAGGGGCGTGACGTGATCCGCGTTGAGGTCAAAGCCCAAGACCCGCCACCCTACGTTGGCAGCAACGGCGCAGTCTACATCCGCCGTGATAACGAGACGGTGGTAGCGAATCGCAGCGAGATCATTCAGCTCTGTCGCCAGGCGATTGCCGCCGGCGAACCATCCCCGCTCGACAACGGTGAAACTCTCGAATTGCCGCGTTCGGGGGTCGAGATTGTTAGTAGCCAGCGTCGCGGTGGTTCGTGGAGCTACGAGGTTCGTGATCTCCGCACAACTGCCGGTGTCACCCGTGACCGGGCCCAGGGCTTGTGGGCGTATGCCATTAGCCGTCACGAAGATTTACGGGAAGGCCGCATCGATCTGCAAAGCCAGGTACGCTGGCGCGGGCGACTCGGTCTCTGGCGCGCCTATCGCCAGGGCGCTCGCGTCAAATACGATCTCGTTCACCGCGACCAGAACGGTGTCATTGACCATATTTTCTACGGGGTTAGCGATTGGGGCCTCGGCGAAGCATGGATGAGTCTCTTGAACGAGGCCGGCGCCCGGATTGAGACCGACGCGGACGATTTTGATCAAGAGGGAACGCTCGACCCAACCCCACCTCCTGACATTGAAGCCTGGGGAGAACGCCGGGTGCGCTGGCGCGGACGAGGCGGTATTGTGCGCATCACCCTTGATCCCGAAGGTCAGCCACGCTTCGATCTGGTGATGAAGGACAAAGACACAGGCGCAATCCAGGAATATAACAACGTGCCACGCGAGAAACTCTCAGAGGCCTGGCTGGCGCTGATTCGGGTACCACGTCCGCGCACCGGTATTGAGGTGGTGAATGCGACACGCTCTGAAGATGGTGAGTGGTTCTATACCTTCCGCAATCTTCGTACCGGTGATGTGAGTAGTGCGCCGTGGCGCTTGCAAGACATTGAACCGGGGACGGTGCGTGAATATGCAGCCCGGATGTACCACCAGGATATGCCGCTCGACGAAGAGAAGGTTCGTTGGTGGGGAAACATCGGCTACCTGCGTCCAATGCGTTCACAGGTAGACCTGGTGTACATTGATGAGCAGGGCGTAACCCACGTTTATTACGCTGCCCGGCGTGATGAACTGGCCGGTGAATGGCGCGAATTGCTCCAACTGTACGGCGAGTAG
- a CDS encoding response regulator transcription factor: MSNPITILIADDHTMFRQGLREILERKGGFQVVAEVRDGAAAVEAASTTKPDIALLDVSMPVMTGIEAARQIAQVSPQTRCVVLTMHRDEQTVLEALRAGANAYLLKDADATELIEAIHVVYRGEAALAGSAAARVLDLLRRNDTSPALNEVLTPRERDILALLAQGDDNRAIALKLSLAEKTVGNRLSEIFQKLGVSNRTQAAIVAVQRGLVPPPDLR; this comes from the coding sequence ATGAGCAATCCAATCACCATCCTTATTGCCGATGATCACACCATGTTTCGGCAAGGATTGCGCGAGATTTTAGAACGCAAAGGTGGCTTTCAAGTGGTGGCTGAGGTGCGTGACGGGGCAGCCGCCGTTGAAGCGGCCAGCACTACCAAACCTGACATCGCGCTGCTCGATGTCTCGATGCCGGTCATGACCGGTATCGAGGCAGCACGCCAGATTGCACAGGTCAGCCCGCAAACGCGCTGTGTTGTGCTCACCATGCACCGCGATGAGCAAACCGTTCTCGAAGCACTCCGTGCCGGAGCCAATGCCTATCTGTTAAAAGATGCCGACGCCACCGAGTTAATCGAAGCGATTCACGTCGTCTACCGTGGTGAAGCTGCCCTGGCCGGCAGTGCTGCTGCCCGGGTACTCGATCTGCTGCGTCGTAACGATACCTCACCGGCGCTCAACGAAGTGCTTACCCCCAGAGAACGCGATATTCTGGCCCTGCTCGCGCAAGGTGACGACAATCGGGCAATTGCGCTCAAGTTGAGTCTGGCCGAAAAGACGGTTGGTAATCGCTTGAGCGAGATTTTTCAGAAACTCGGCGTGAGTAATCGTACTCAGGCGGCTATCGTCGCAGTTCAGCGTGGTCTGGTACCACCCCCAGATCTGCGTTAG
- a CDS encoding ring-cleaving dioxygenase: MLQLTGIHHVTAISARIQQNYDFYTRVLGMRLVKRTVNQDDTSAYHLFYADGAGSPGSDLTFFDWPLPRERRGTHSIVRTGLRVNGAETLQWWAERLRTEGVPVGEVVLRDGRLTLDFEDPEGQRLMLVDDGGVGEFVPWQQSPVPVEHQIRGLGPVMLSVARPGLTDAVLRMVMGMELQRRYPHPEYPDDTVYVYAMGTGGPAAEVHVVAQPHLPPAQPGAGGVHHVAFRVPTFAEHQAWAQRLRELRIPNSGIVDRYYFRSLYFHEPNGILFELATDEPGFAVDEPADALGERLALPPFLEPRRAQIEAGLKPL, translated from the coding sequence ATGCTTCAACTCACAGGCATTCATCACGTCACTGCCATCTCTGCACGCATTCAACAGAACTACGATTTTTATACCCGTGTGCTTGGGATGCGCCTGGTCAAGCGCACTGTCAATCAAGACGATACCAGTGCCTACCATCTCTTCTACGCCGATGGTGCTGGTTCACCCGGTAGTGATCTCACCTTTTTTGACTGGCCATTACCCCGTGAACGACGCGGCACCCACAGCATCGTTCGTACCGGCTTGCGCGTCAATGGTGCTGAGACGCTCCAGTGGTGGGCCGAACGCCTGCGCACCGAGGGTGTTCCCGTTGGTGAGGTTGTGCTGCGCGATGGCCGACTCACCCTCGACTTTGAAGACCCGGAAGGTCAGCGCCTGATGCTCGTTGATGATGGCGGTGTCGGTGAGTTTGTTCCCTGGCAGCAGAGTCCGGTGCCGGTCGAACACCAGATTCGTGGGCTGGGACCGGTGATGTTAAGCGTTGCCCGACCCGGTCTGACCGATGCCGTGCTCCGTATGGTTATGGGAATGGAATTACAGCGTCGTTATCCTCACCCTGAATACCCTGACGACACCGTGTACGTTTACGCTATGGGGACAGGTGGCCCGGCAGCCGAGGTACATGTCGTTGCCCAGCCCCACCTCCCCCCGGCGCAACCCGGTGCCGGCGGCGTACACCACGTCGCATTCCGGGTGCCAACGTTTGCCGAACACCAGGCCTGGGCCCAGCGCCTCCGCGAATTACGCATTCCGAACAGCGGTATTGTGGATCGCTACTATTTTCGCAGTCTCTATTTCCACGAACCAAACGGTATCCTCTTTGAACTGGCCACCGACGAGCCGGGTTTTGCCGTTGATGAGCCTGCTGATGCACTGGGCGAACGACTGGCATTGCCCCCCTTCCTCGAACCGCGTCGGGCACAGATTGAAGCGGGACTGAAGCCGTTATAG
- the htpX gene encoding zinc metalloprotease HtpX, whose amino-acid sequence MLVNSLKTVGLLGLLTGLFIMIGGAIGGQIGMIIALVLAVVMNMGAWWFSDKLALKMSGAQEVTPDQAPELHAMVEELSRRAGIPKPRVYIIETDAPNAFATGRDPAHGAVAVTTGIARLLTREELAGVIAHELAHIKHRDTLISSIAATIAGAIGMLADMVMWSMIFAGFGGNDEEEGGGVAGLVGGILTAMLAPIMALIIQMAISRSREYMADAGGAQILGNPLPLASALEKLEWAAGRMPMDEARPATAHMYIVNPVLGGLASLFRTHPETHKRISRLRAMANRSGNTAMAA is encoded by the coding sequence ATGCTGGTAAATAGTTTGAAGACCGTTGGTTTGCTTGGACTGCTCACCGGTCTCTTCATCATGATTGGTGGTGCAATTGGTGGTCAGATTGGGATGATCATCGCGCTCGTTCTGGCTGTCGTGATGAATATGGGTGCCTGGTGGTTCTCCGACAAACTGGCACTCAAGATGAGCGGTGCGCAGGAAGTGACACCCGATCAGGCACCTGAGCTTCATGCGATGGTGGAAGAGCTATCACGGCGGGCTGGTATTCCCAAACCGCGCGTGTACATCATCGAAACTGACGCTCCCAACGCCTTTGCTACCGGTCGTGATCCGGCGCACGGCGCAGTAGCCGTAACCACCGGGATTGCACGCCTGCTCACACGCGAGGAGCTGGCCGGCGTCATCGCACACGAGCTGGCACACATCAAGCATCGTGACACCCTGATCTCATCCATCGCAGCCACTATTGCCGGTGCTATCGGTATGCTGGCCGATATGGTGATGTGGAGCATGATCTTCGCCGGTTTCGGTGGTAATGATGAAGAAGAAGGTGGTGGCGTTGCCGGACTGGTTGGTGGCATCCTGACGGCCATGCTGGCACCAATTATGGCCCTTATCATTCAGATGGCAATTTCGCGTTCGCGTGAGTACATGGCAGATGCCGGCGGCGCGCAGATTCTCGGCAATCCATTGCCGTTAGCCAGTGCCCTTGAGAAGCTGGAATGGGCTGCTGGGCGGATGCCAATGGATGAAGCACGTCCGGCGACGGCACACATGTACATTGTCAATCCGGTGCTGGGTGGCCTGGCCAGCCTCTTCCGCACCCACCCCGAAACCCACAAGCGTATCTCGCGCCTGCGTGCGATGGCCAATCGCAGTGGTAACACAGCGATGGCGGCGTAA
- a CDS encoding immune inhibitor A domain-containing protein: MKRTSLIVVIALVLLSSCLSPTETPPSTPATVITPVTESTAVPPQQPTTVITPVVGSTDAPPRPPTTVGTPTTSEEQPNEDEIALLDAVNRLPRDQVELARQLGACRPAPAECPYVARTEPLTVQVGERRSFFVTDFSDDTQYEITAELRYAGPIVLMYVEEGVPYNQAALERAARTFENEIYPRTREIFGSEVQPGVDGDNRITILNAVERSRQILGYYSSSDSLPRQVNRYSNEREMFFMNIELMPFDSDTYLDVLAHEFQHMIHQNEQPGSALWLNEGMSQLAEDLNGFQSEGFIPVYLRNTDLQLTGWGFAPGQSGAHYGAAHLFMRYIYAQYAGEEQLRPLIRANAGNNLEAFVALAAPIRPDITHFRQLMADWAVANLINDPRVADGRYTYDTGTELSNLLPAKVRPTSIDNRYSDDIVQFGVDYLALPRNTRTVTFRGDQTVRIAGQMPRGRYAWWSNRSDDSVATLTRSVDLRGVNTATLTFDTWFEIEDDYDYAFVTVSTDGGQTWETLPGRWTTDYDPQGVNYGHGLTGVSGRPEANVEDGLRGRWVTEQMDLTPFAGQEILLRFWSINDQGVHAPGILIDNIAIPEIGFRDDVEAGAGDWEAAGFVRIDGDLPQLWELRLVRTAADGQMSVDVLETDADGVATATLNAGERGVLVVIAATPHTSERARYEVISE; this comes from the coding sequence ATGAAACGAACCTCGCTGATAGTTGTTATAGCGCTCGTACTGCTCAGCAGTTGTCTGTCGCCAACTGAAACACCGCCCTCTACCCCAGCCACAGTTATCACGCCGGTCACCGAATCGACTGCCGTACCACCCCAGCAACCAACCACGGTCATCACACCGGTTGTTGGATCGACCGATGCGCCACCCCGACCACCAACTACCGTTGGCACGCCAACCACGTCTGAAGAGCAACCCAATGAGGACGAGATAGCCCTGCTCGATGCAGTCAATCGCCTGCCCCGTGATCAGGTAGAGCTGGCTCGCCAGCTCGGTGCCTGCCGGCCCGCCCCCGCCGAGTGCCCCTACGTGGCCCGTACAGAGCCACTTACGGTACAGGTCGGGGAACGGCGTTCGTTCTTCGTAACCGATTTCAGCGACGACACCCAGTATGAGATCACCGCCGAGTTGCGTTATGCCGGACCAATTGTCTTGATGTATGTTGAGGAGGGGGTACCCTACAACCAGGCCGCTCTCGAACGCGCTGCCCGTACCTTTGAAAACGAGATCTATCCGCGAACACGCGAAATCTTCGGCAGCGAAGTTCAACCCGGTGTCGATGGCGATAATCGGATTACCATCCTGAATGCTGTTGAGCGTAGTCGTCAGATTCTCGGCTACTATTCGTCGAGCGACTCGCTGCCACGTCAGGTGAATCGCTACAGCAACGAGCGCGAGATGTTCTTTATGAACATCGAGTTGATGCCGTTTGACAGCGATACCTACCTTGATGTACTGGCGCACGAGTTCCAGCACATGATCCATCAGAATGAACAGCCGGGCAGTGCGCTGTGGCTCAATGAAGGGATGTCGCAGTTGGCCGAAGACCTCAACGGCTTTCAGAGCGAGGGCTTTATTCCGGTGTACCTGCGCAATACCGACCTTCAGTTGACCGGCTGGGGTTTTGCTCCCGGTCAGTCAGGTGCGCATTATGGTGCAGCCCACCTCTTCATGCGCTACATTTATGCCCAATATGCCGGCGAGGAGCAGTTACGACCGTTGATTCGCGCCAACGCCGGCAATAACCTTGAGGCGTTTGTCGCGCTGGCAGCACCCATCCGCCCCGACATCACCCACTTTCGCCAGTTGATGGCCGATTGGGCGGTTGCCAACCTGATCAACGATCCACGGGTTGCTGATGGACGTTACACCTACGACACCGGCACCGAATTGAGTAATCTGTTACCGGCAAAGGTGCGCCCCACGTCAATCGACAATCGCTATAGCGACGATATTGTCCAGTTTGGTGTTGATTACCTCGCTCTTCCCCGCAATACCCGCACAGTGACCTTCCGCGGCGATCAGACGGTGCGTATCGCCGGTCAGATGCCACGCGGTCGCTACGCCTGGTGGAGTAATCGCAGCGACGATAGCGTCGCCACGCTCACCCGTTCTGTCGATCTGCGCGGTGTGAATACTGCGACACTGACGTTCGATACCTGGTTCGAGATCGAAGATGATTACGACTACGCCTTTGTGACCGTTTCAACCGATGGTGGGCAGACCTGGGAGACGCTGCCCGGACGCTGGACGACCGATTACGATCCGCAAGGAGTCAATTACGGTCACGGCCTCACCGGTGTCTCAGGCCGTCCCGAGGCAAACGTTGAAGACGGGCTGCGCGGACGTTGGGTGACCGAGCAGATGGATCTGACCCCCTTTGCCGGTCAGGAGATTCTCCTCCGCTTCTGGTCAATTAACGACCAGGGAGTCCACGCACCGGGCATCCTGATCGACAACATCGCCATTCCCGAAATCGGCTTTCGTGATGATGTCGAAGCCGGCGCCGGTGATTGGGAAGCGGCAGGATTTGTCCGCATCGACGGTGATCTGCCCCAGTTGTGGGAACTACGCCTGGTGCGCACAGCCGCCGATGGTCAGATGTCAGTTGATGTTTTGGAAACAGATGCCGACGGAGTCGCAACCGCAACCCTCAACGCCGGCGAGCGCGGCGTTTTGGTCGTAATCGCAGCGACACCACACACCAGCGAACGGGCACGGTACGAGGTCATCAGCGAATAA
- a CDS encoding malic enzyme-like NAD(P)-binding protein, which translates to MSVGVAYTLTLRCQIENRPGMLGRLTTLIGEVGGDIGAIDIVRAERNILVRDITVRVQDEQHGEQLVAAINTLQNIKVLQVSDRVFLTHLGGKLATQSRVPLKTRDDLSLAYTPGVARVCRAIADDPEKVYALTWKGNSVAVVSDGSAILGLGNLGPEAAMPVMEGKAILFKELANIDAVPICLRSQDPDVIVQTVEQIAPSFGGINLEDIAAPNCFIVEGRLEESLDMPVMHDDQHGTAVVVLAALRNAVRIVGKRLADVRVVVNGIGAAGTAIIRTLIEAGVGEITAVDRFGILVEGDHARQTPMQRIIASQTNRERRRGDLAVALRGADVFIGVSKGNILTPDHIRVMSSDPIVFALANPIPEGDPDMLRQYARVVATGRSDQPNQINNVLSFPGIFRGALDVHARRITSAMRLAAAEALATVIPPEEMNEDYIVPSVFNRQVVPAIAAAVAQAAIAEGVARRTHMPGD; encoded by the coding sequence ATGTCCGTTGGGGTGGCTTACACGCTGACGTTGCGCTGCCAGATTGAAAATCGTCCTGGGATGCTGGGGCGGTTGACCACCTTGATCGGCGAAGTCGGCGGTGACATCGGTGCGATTGACATTGTGCGCGCTGAACGGAACATTCTGGTTCGCGATATTACGGTGCGCGTACAAGACGAGCAACACGGGGAGCAACTGGTAGCAGCAATTAACACGTTGCAGAACATCAAAGTGCTTCAGGTAAGTGACCGTGTCTTTCTTACCCACCTCGGCGGCAAGCTGGCCACGCAGAGTCGCGTACCTCTGAAGACGCGCGATGATCTTTCGCTGGCCTACACTCCCGGTGTGGCCCGTGTCTGTCGGGCAATTGCCGATGATCCGGAGAAGGTGTACGCACTGACCTGGAAAGGCAACAGTGTGGCCGTCGTGAGCGATGGTTCGGCCATTTTGGGGCTGGGCAACCTGGGGCCGGAAGCGGCGATGCCGGTGATGGAGGGCAAAGCGATTCTGTTTAAAGAATTGGCGAACATCGATGCGGTGCCGATCTGTCTGCGCTCGCAAGACCCTGATGTGATTGTGCAGACGGTTGAGCAGATCGCGCCGAGTTTTGGTGGCATTAACCTCGAAGATATTGCTGCTCCAAATTGTTTCATTGTCGAGGGTCGGCTCGAAGAGAGTCTCGATATGCCGGTGATGCACGATGACCAGCACGGGACAGCGGTGGTGGTGTTGGCCGCGCTGCGCAATGCGGTACGGATTGTCGGCAAGCGACTGGCAGATGTGCGTGTGGTTGTAAATGGGATCGGGGCAGCCGGTACGGCGATCATTCGCACGCTGATCGAAGCCGGGGTTGGCGAAATTACTGCGGTGGATCGGTTTGGGATCCTGGTCGAAGGTGATCATGCCCGTCAGACCCCGATGCAGCGGATTATTGCTTCACAGACGAACCGGGAACGACGGCGCGGTGATTTAGCGGTGGCGTTGCGCGGTGCCGATGTCTTTATTGGGGTCTCGAAGGGCAATATCCTGACGCCCGACCATATTCGGGTGATGAGTAGTGATCCGATTGTCTTTGCGCTGGCCAATCCGATCCCCGAAGGCGATCCTGATATGTTGCGTCAGTATGCACGTGTGGTTGCAACTGGCCGCAGTGATCAGCCAAATCAGATTAACAATGTGCTCAGCTTTCCCGGTATCTTCCGTGGTGCGCTCGATGTACACGCAAGGCGTATTACCTCGGCCATGCGGCTCGCTGCCGCCGAAGCACTGGCGACGGTGATTCCACCGGAAGAGATGAATGAAGATTACATCGTGCCTAGTGTGTTTAACCGGCAGGTTGTGCCGGCCATTGCTGCGGCTGTGGCACAGGCGGCGATTGCTGAAGGGGTGGCGCGGCGAACGCATATGCCGGGTGATTAG
- a CDS encoding glutamate-5-semialdehyde dehydrogenase — translation MVDLEAIGRRAKTAARALAKLSTEQKNAALCAIADGLLARQDKILAANAADVADAEKGGTPPAIVDRMLLTPARLAAIAGDCRQVASLPDPVGEIFDRRELPSGLRLYKRRVPIGVIGAIYEARPNVTVDIASLCLKAGNAVILRGGSDIARSVAATTEVIALALEQAGLPAFAVQSIIDPDRELVRQLLRLDRYVDMIIPRGGAGLHRFCVENATVPVIVGGMGVSHIYVEPSADFARAVPVIVNAKVQRPGACNALDTLLVHRAAASTFLPLVAAALAQHGVELRCDLEALAILADAPGHEAWNLKPASPTDFGCEFLALIVAIKIVGSIDEALDHIALYGGHSEAILTGDPISAERFTREVDATAVFVNASTRFNDGGQFGLGAEVAISTNRLHARGPMGLQELTTYTWIGEGDYLVRA, via the coding sequence ATGGTTGACCTGGAAGCAATTGGCCGCCGGGCAAAGACGGCGGCTCGTGCGTTGGCGAAGCTCTCAACTGAACAGAAAAATGCAGCCCTGTGCGCAATTGCTGATGGATTGCTGGCGAGACAAGATAAGATTCTGGCTGCCAACGCTGCCGATGTCGCCGATGCAGAAAAGGGTGGGACGCCACCGGCGATTGTTGATCGCATGCTGCTGACGCCGGCGCGTCTGGCGGCGATTGCCGGCGATTGTCGGCAAGTGGCATCTTTGCCTGATCCAGTTGGTGAAATCTTTGATCGGCGTGAACTGCCGTCCGGGTTGCGCCTCTATAAACGGCGGGTGCCGATTGGGGTGATCGGTGCGATTTACGAAGCCCGCCCAAATGTGACCGTTGATATTGCGTCGCTCTGTCTGAAGGCCGGTAATGCCGTTATTTTGCGTGGTGGGAGTGATATTGCGCGCAGTGTGGCGGCAACAACAGAGGTGATTGCGCTGGCGTTGGAACAGGCCGGTTTGCCGGCGTTTGCTGTGCAAAGTATTATCGATCCCGACCGTGAACTGGTGCGGCAATTGCTACGCCTCGACCGTTACGTTGATATGATTATCCCGCGCGGCGGTGCCGGTCTGCACCGTTTCTGTGTCGAAAACGCGACGGTGCCGGTGATTGTTGGGGGAATGGGGGTCAGCCATATCTATGTTGAGCCGAGTGCCGACTTTGCCCGCGCTGTACCGGTGATTGTCAATGCCAAGGTGCAACGTCCGGGTGCCTGCAATGCACTTGATACGCTTCTGGTGCATCGGGCGGCGGCATCGACCTTTCTGCCGCTGGTAGCCGCTGCCCTCGCTCAGCACGGCGTGGAGTTGCGCTGTGATCTGGAAGCCCTGGCCATCCTCGCCGATGCGCCTGGGCACGAAGCCTGGAACCTGAAACCGGCCAGCCCAACCGATTTTGGCTGCGAGTTTCTGGCCTTGATCGTTGCAATCAAGATTGTAGGCAGCATTGATGAAGCACTTGATCATATCGCTCTGTACGGCGGTCATTCCGAAGCCATTCTGACCGGCGATCCGATCAGTGCTGAGCGCTTTACCCGTGAAGTTGATGCCACTGCTGTCTTTGTCAATGCCAGCACGCGCTTCAACGATGGTGGTCAGTTTGGTCTGGGTGCCGAGGTGGCAATTTCAACCAATCGCCTGCACGCACGTGGCCCGATGGGGTTGCAGGAATTGACGACCTATACCTGGATTGGTGAAGGCGATTATCTGGTGCGAGCCTGA
- a CDS encoding type 1 glutamine amidotransferase, protein MNLTLRLAHLYPEHMNVYGDRGNVIALRQRCQRRGIALEIVPVNPGDTIDWQTVDLAFFGGGQDSGQALITGDLIERQGPGLRAAIEADLVVLAICGGYQLLGHYFLTHTGERLPGLGVLDVHTIAGKQRMIGNIVIEVHLGAEPWQLVGFENHSGRTFHGPGVKSLGRVLVGYGDNGQDRKGGVIYRNTFGCYLHGALLPKNPQLTDHLIELALRRRYGSQYVLPPLPAERELAAQRAMVQRLLTR, encoded by the coding sequence ATGAACCTAACCCTGCGTTTGGCCCATCTCTACCCGGAACATATGAATGTGTATGGCGACCGTGGCAACGTGATCGCGTTGCGCCAGCGTTGCCAGCGGCGTGGTATTGCGCTGGAAATTGTTCCGGTCAATCCCGGCGACACGATTGACTGGCAAACCGTCGATCTGGCCTTCTTCGGTGGCGGACAGGATAGCGGGCAGGCTTTGATTACAGGCGATCTGATTGAACGGCAGGGGCCAGGGTTGCGGGCAGCTATCGAAGCTGACCTGGTGGTGCTGGCGATCTGTGGTGGCTATCAGTTGCTCGGTCACTACTTTTTGACCCATACCGGTGAACGTCTACCCGGTCTGGGTGTGCTGGATGTCCATACCATAGCCGGCAAACAGCGGATGATCGGCAACATTGTGATCGAAGTGCATTTAGGGGCAGAGCCGTGGCAGTTGGTTGGCTTTGAGAACCACAGTGGCCGCACCTTTCATGGCCCCGGCGTCAAGTCATTGGGCAGAGTACTGGTCGGCTACGGCGACAATGGCCAGGATCGCAAAGGGGGGGTGATCTATCGCAATACCTTTGGTTGTTACCTCCATGGCGCGCTGTTGCCCAAAAACCCCCAACTGACCGATCACCTGATTGAGCTGGCCCTCCGCCGACGGTACGGCTCCCAATACGTCTTACCGCCGCTACCGGCAGAGCGCGAACTGGCAGCCCAGCGCGCAATGGTACAACGTTTATTGACACGTTAA